One genomic segment of Pseudomonas chlororaphis subsp. aurantiaca includes these proteins:
- a CDS encoding sigma-54-dependent Fis family transcriptional regulator: MLSAHSRAHVDCVSRVLKNAAHLPQAPVPSLILDSWRRSMEQHHLDPGSLQGPRILSQDVLKQCRERSELFLRIASEEVARLHGRVRDADYCVLLTDAQGRTIDYRVESTIRNDCRKAGLYLGTCWSEGEEGTCGVAAVLTARAPITVHKRDHFRAAFIGLTCSAAPVFDPQGELLGVLDVSAVRSPDERRSQHLIRQMVVQSAREIEQAFFMSSAQGYWVLRAHASPGYVDSQPDYLLAWDDDGSLRALNPAARAYLLQRYGQLPRHIAQVFDPQLLHRARDEALYPLSAELHGRLRAPRRPLNRPRLSLAGEPLDPRVEQSLRLAVRVKDRHLPVLIQGETGSGKEVFARQLHQASQRRERPFVAVNCAAIPESLIESELFGYVAGAFTGASGKGMQGLLQQADGGTLFLDEIGDMPLALQTRLLRVLAEGEVAPLGASQRRSVDIQVICATHRDLESLVAEGSFREDLYFRLGGARFQLPPLRERSDRLALITRIVEEESKRCGAPVQLGNAALECLLGYRWPGNVRQLRHVLRYACAVCEGPLIQLHDLPEQVRGVEAADALPAQETGGSPERQVLLDALVRHRWKPVAAARALGISRATLYRRVQQHGIQMPGRSPA; the protein is encoded by the coding sequence ATGCTTTCCGCACACTCGAGAGCCCACGTGGACTGCGTCAGCCGGGTCCTGAAAAACGCCGCGCACCTGCCCCAGGCGCCGGTCCCGAGCCTGATCCTCGACTCCTGGCGCCGCTCCATGGAGCAGCACCACCTGGACCCCGGTTCGCTGCAGGGGCCACGCATCCTGTCCCAGGACGTGCTCAAGCAATGCCGCGAGCGCTCCGAACTGTTCCTGCGCATTGCCAGCGAAGAAGTGGCGCGCCTCCATGGCCGGGTGCGCGACGCCGATTACTGCGTGCTGCTCACCGACGCCCAGGGCCGGACCATCGACTACCGGGTGGAATCGACCATTCGCAACGACTGCCGCAAGGCCGGCCTGTACCTGGGCACCTGCTGGTCGGAGGGCGAGGAAGGCACCTGCGGCGTGGCCGCGGTGCTCACCGCCCGCGCGCCGATCACGGTGCACAAGCGCGACCACTTTCGCGCGGCCTTTATCGGCCTGACCTGCTCCGCCGCCCCGGTGTTCGATCCCCAGGGCGAGCTGCTGGGGGTGCTGGACGTGTCGGCGGTGCGCTCTCCGGACGAGCGCCGTTCCCAGCACCTGATCCGGCAGATGGTGGTGCAGAGCGCGCGGGAGATCGAGCAGGCGTTCTTCATGAGCAGCGCCCAGGGGTATTGGGTGCTGCGGGCCCATGCCAGCCCCGGTTATGTCGACAGCCAGCCCGACTACCTGCTGGCCTGGGACGACGACGGCAGCCTGCGCGCGCTGAACCCGGCGGCCCGGGCCTACCTGTTGCAACGTTATGGCCAGTTGCCCCGGCATATCGCCCAGGTGTTCGACCCGCAACTGCTGCATCGCGCCCGGGATGAAGCGCTGTACCCGCTGTCCGCAGAATTGCATGGACGGCTGCGGGCGCCACGACGGCCCCTGAACCGCCCGCGCCTGAGCCTGGCCGGCGAGCCACTGGACCCGCGGGTGGAACAGAGCCTGCGCCTGGCGGTGCGGGTCAAGGACCGCCACCTGCCGGTGCTGATCCAGGGCGAGACCGGCTCCGGCAAGGAGGTCTTCGCCCGCCAGTTGCACCAGGCCAGCCAGCGCCGCGAACGGCCGTTCGTGGCGGTGAACTGCGCGGCGATCCCGGAAAGCCTGATCGAGAGCGAGCTGTTCGGCTATGTCGCCGGGGCCTTTACCGGGGCTTCCGGCAAGGGCATGCAGGGCCTGTTGCAACAGGCCGATGGCGGCACCCTGTTTCTCGACGAGATCGGCGACATGCCCCTGGCCTTGCAGACCCGACTGCTGCGGGTGTTGGCCGAAGGCGAAGTGGCGCCGCTGGGGGCGTCACAGCGGCGGTCGGTGGATATCCAGGTGATCTGCGCCACGCACCGCGACCTGGAAAGCCTGGTGGCCGAGGGCAGCTTTCGCGAGGACCTGTATTTCCGCCTGGGCGGCGCGCGCTTTCAGTTGCCGCCCCTGCGCGAACGCAGCGACCGGCTGGCGCTGATCACGCGGATTGTCGAGGAGGAGTCCAAGCGCTGCGGGGCGCCGGTGCAACTGGGCAACGCGGCCCTGGAATGCCTGCTGGGTTATCGCTGGCCGGGCAATGTGCGGCAATTGCGGCATGTACTGCGCTATGCCTGTGCGGTGTGCGAGGGGCCGTTGATCCAGCTGCACGACCTGCCGGAACAGGTGCGCGGGGTCGAGGCCGCAGACGCCCTGCCCGCCCAGGAAACCGGCGGCAGCCCCGAGCGCCAAGTGTTGCTGGATGCCCTGGTGCGCCATCGCTGGAAACCAGTGGCGGCAGCCAGGGCCCTGGGTATTTCCCGCGCGACCCTGTATCGCCGGGTGCAGCAGCACGGCATCCAGATGCCCGGACGCAGCCCGGCCTGA